The Gemmatimonas sp. sequence TGGCGTTCGAGCGCAAGCTCGATCCGTCCGACGCACAGTTCTTTGCCTGCAACTGGGACGATCGTGACACGCAGTCGCCCGCAGCACCGGTGCCGGTTCGGGAAAAGTCGGTACGCGGCACCATTTCGAATCGGTTGAAGGCCAACCAGCAGGACCCGACGAAGCTCGATGCGGCCATCGAGAATCCCAATTTGCAAACGGTTGATGTCGCCACCCTGCCGCCCGACGCGGACACCTTGAAGGTGGTGTTCACGCTTCGTGTGCTCGGAGGTACTGGTTCTCCGTCAGCATGCAACAACGCGGAGTATCAAGCGAAGCTCTTGCATACGGTGAAAGGCTATGCTGATCGGTTCGGATTTGGAGAGCTCGCTCGGCGCTACGCCCAGAATCTGGCGAGCGGACGCTTCTTATGGCGCAACCGTATGGGAGCGGAGCAAGTCGAAGTTCGGATTGAACACCTTGTGAAGGGCGCGGCTTCAAGAACGTGGACGTTCGATGGCTTGCAACTTTCGCTTCGGGACTTCGCCGCGCCCATCAGCGTTGCGCCGGAACTTGACACTCTCGCGGAGTTGATCGCGAATGGGCTCTCCGGGGGCAGCCATGTTCTGCTGCGCATCTCTGCGTTCGCCAGGCTTGGTGCGTCCCAAGAAGTATACCCGTCACAAGAGCTTATTCTGGACAAGGGCGCGAGCAAAAAGAGTAAGACGCTGTACGACGTAGGTGGGGTTGCCGGTATCCACTCGCAGAAGCTGGGCAACGCGCTGCGCACTATTGACACATGGTATTCTGGCGACGCTGAGCTCGGGCCCATTGCGGTCGAACCGTATG is a genomic window containing:
- the csy3 gene encoding type I-F CRISPR-associated protein Csy3 — encoded protein: MATSKASVLKTASVLAFERKLDPSDAQFFACNWDDRDTQSPAAPVPVREKSVRGTISNRLKANQQDPTKLDAAIENPNLQTVDVATLPPDADTLKVVFTLRVLGGTGSPSACNNAEYQAKLLHTVKGYADRFGFGELARRYAQNLASGRFLWRNRMGAEQVEVRIEHLVKGAASRTWTFDGLQLSLRDFAAPISVAPELDTLAELIANGLSGGSHVLLRISAFARLGASQEVYPSQELILDKGASKKSKTLYDVGGVAGIHSQKLGNALRTIDTWYSGDAELGPIAVEPYGSVTTLGRAFRKPADKTDFYNLLDGWLLKDVEPQREQQHFVIATLIRGGVFGDAGKE